The DNA window GCGCACCGCGCTGGCGCGAACGCCTACCCGAGCTCACTATCCCCGCACTGGTGGTGCACGGCAGGCACGATCGGTTCTTTCCCGCCGGCAACGGCGAGGCGTGCGCACGAGAGATCCCCGGCGCCCGGCTACTCGTGCTCGAAAACGCAGCGACCGCGATTCCCGCGGCGGCTACCGATGAGGTGGCGGCCGCGATGCTCTCCCTGGGGCGGTGATACCGCCTCAGTGCGCCGTCGTGTCCTTCTTCCGCTTCGGAAGCAGGTGCGCGATCAGCACGACGATCGCGCCCAGGATCAGTCCGACGATCGCGGACGCCACCGTTCCCGCGGTCCACGACAGGACGCCGCCGAAGCCACCGTGCACAAGTTCGCCGAACCAGTGCTCGAGGCCGTGCAGACGGTCGGCCGGCCAGTGGAAGCCGGCCTCACCGACGTTGACGAGCAGGATGTGGCCGCCGACCCACAGCATCGCGGCGATGCCGACGACCGTGAGGACTGCCATCACCTTCGGCATCGCGGCCACCAGACCGCGGCCGATCCGCTGGCTGACGGTCGACTTGCGCTGCGCCAGTGCGAGGCCTACGTCGTCCATCTTCACGATCACGGCCACGACGCCGTACACCAGGACGGTGATGAGGATTCCGACCACGACGAGCACCAGTAGCCGGGTGAGGAACGGTTCGTCCTCGACCGACGACAGCGAGATCACCATGATCTCGGCCGACAGGATCAGATCGGTGCGGATCGCGCTGCCGACCATCGCCTTCTCGCGCTCGGGTCCGTCCTGCAGCGCCGTCTCGGTCTCGTCCTCGTGGTGGCCGCCGGTGAGCGCCTCGTAGACCTTCTCGGCGCCCTCGTAGGAGAGGAACAGACCACCGGCGATCAACAGGTAGGGCAGCGCCTGCGGCAGGAACTGGCTGAGGATCATCGCGACCGGCAGGATGATCAGCAGCTTGTTGCGGATCGACCCGATCGCGATCTTGCGGATGATCGGCAGCTCCCGCTTGGGCGAGAACCCGTGCACGTAGCGGGGCGTGACGGCGGTGTCGTCCACGACCACCCCGGCCGCCTTGATGCTTGCCTTGCCGGCCGCGGCGCCGACGTCGTCGATGGAT is part of the Rhodococcus sp. SGAir0479 genome and encodes:
- a CDS encoding DUF808 domain-containing protein, with the translated sequence MAGGLVALLDDVAAIAKAAAASIDDVGAAAGKASIKAAGVVVDDTAVTPRYVHGFSPKRELPIIRKIAIGSIRNKLLIILPVAMILSQFLPQALPYLLIAGGLFLSYEGAEKVYEALTGGHHEDETETALQDGPEREKAMVGSAIRTDLILSAEIMVISLSSVEDEPFLTRLLVLVVVGILITVLVYGVVAVIVKMDDVGLALAQRKSTVSQRIGRGLVAAMPKVMAVLTVVGIAAMLWVGGHILLVNVGEAGFHWPADRLHGLEHWFGELVHGGFGGVLSWTAGTVASAIVGLILGAIVVLIAHLLPKRKKDTTAH